A region from the Pristiophorus japonicus isolate sPriJap1 chromosome 14, sPriJap1.hap1, whole genome shotgun sequence genome encodes:
- the LOC139279597 gene encoding zona pellucida-binding protein 1-like has translation MEKVFLLTATLKCLIVCGVILYGLFGKTAATMEVWKRVNRLPRSKLMNDYSSEGKVIGSDDSPVKVYVKIHENSPRILCATQQLRNMELMDPNFSWKGPRGVQLTNKPDIQITLTGTLTIQNFHKDLSGVYICTIYFFNPGTKSLQSLNLKYFLYAYRDPNYTYEFQAQYHAADCHNSYNNLFLKRLHTALNQLASDLAYTISIHKSACHTLKVPLAGIQYELFLTLKVHLDVEELDLICENGLEECDHNVRLEKVRHRVQAFFTKQAEAYHQIVGLLPFVYYIDGTLQVIRVDRCKPGYGKDRKKHPSCSECCVVCSPGSYSSGRHVSCLPCAAAVQYGESDCEMQ, from the coding sequence ATGGAGAAGGTATTCCTCCTGACTGCCACCCTCAAATGCCTCATTGTGTGCGGGGTGATTTTATATGGCCTGTTCGGAAAGACCGCCGCCACCATGGAAGTCTGGAAGCGGGTTAACCGTTTGCCGAGGAGCAAGCTGATGAACGACTACTCCTCGGAAGGAAAGGTGATCGGCTCCGACGACAGCCCTGTGAAAGTCTACGTCAAGATCCACGAGAACAGCCCGCGGATTCTTTGCGCGACGCAGCAGCTCCGGAACATGGAGCTGATGGACCCCAACTTCAGCTGGAAAGGACCAAGGGGGGTACAGTTGACAAACAAACCTGAcatacagatcacactgacaggaacCCTGACCATTCAAAACTTCCACAAGGATTTATCAGGAGTCTACATCTGCACTATTTACTTCTTCAATCCCGGCACCAAGTCCTTGCAGTCTTTGAACCTAAAGTACTTCTTGTATGCCTATCGTGACCCCAACTACACCTACGAGTTTCAGGCCCAGTATCATGCGGCGGACTGCCACAATTCGTACAACAACCTTTTCCTAAAGCGGTTGCACACTGCTTTGAACCAACTGGCTTCGGACTTGGCCTACACCATCAGCATCCACAAGTCGGCCTGCCACACGCTTAAGGTGCCATTGGCTGGCATACAGTACGAGCTCTTCCTGACACTGAAGGTCCACCTGGACGTGGAGGAGCTGGACCTGATCTGCGAGAACGGCCTGGAGGAATGTGACCACAATGTGCGGCTGGAGAAAGTGCGGCACCGGGTGCAGGCCTTCTTCACCAAGCAGGCGGAGGCCTACCACCAGATCGTCGGTCTGCTGCCCTTCGTCTACTACATCGATGGCACGCTGCAGGTCATCCGCGTCGACCGCTGCAAGCCCGGCTACGGCAAGGACCGCAAGAAGCACCCCAGCTGCTCCGAGTGCTGTGTGGTGTGTAGCCCGGGCTCCTACAGCAGCGGCCGGCACGTGAGCTGCCTGCCCTGTGCCGCAGCCGTCCAGTACGGGGAGTCCGACTGCGAAATGCAGTGA